A genomic segment from Microbulbifer elongatus encodes:
- the urtA gene encoding urea ABC transporter substrate-binding protein, whose product MKLKNYFAGLALAAGTTVISSVALAAETIKVGVLHSLSGTMAISETTLKDTVLMMVDEQNRKGGLLGKKLEAVVVDPASDWPLFAEKARELLTKEKVDVIFGCWTSVSRKSVLPVVEELNGLMFYPVQYEGEESSRNVFYTGASPNQQAIPAVDYLMSDLEVERWVLAGTDYVYPRTTNKILEAYLESSGVAEEDIMISYTPFGHSDWQSIVSDIKKFGSAGKKTAVVSTINGDANVPFYKELANQGVSSEDIPVVAFSVGEEELSGIDTGPLVGHLAAWNYFQGIDSEANEYFVQQWKKFIGDEKRVTNDPMEATYIGFNMWAKAVEKAGTTDVDAVEQAMIGIEFPNLTGGMAKMNKNHHLSKPVFIGEIQDDGQFEVVWETDGVVAGDAWSDFLPGSKDLIADWTAPIKCGNYNTQSKACSGQAQ is encoded by the coding sequence ATGAAACTCAAAAATTACTTTGCCGGTCTCGCCTTGGCCGCCGGTACCACTGTTATCAGCAGCGTGGCCCTGGCCGCGGAAACCATCAAGGTGGGAGTACTGCACTCCCTCTCCGGCACCATGGCCATCAGTGAAACTACCCTGAAAGACACGGTACTGATGATGGTGGACGAGCAGAACCGCAAGGGCGGTCTGCTGGGCAAGAAACTGGAAGCAGTCGTGGTGGATCCAGCCTCAGACTGGCCACTGTTTGCAGAAAAAGCCCGCGAGCTGCTGACCAAAGAAAAGGTGGATGTGATCTTCGGTTGCTGGACTTCCGTATCCCGAAAATCCGTTCTGCCGGTGGTGGAAGAATTGAACGGGTTGATGTTCTACCCGGTGCAGTACGAAGGCGAGGAGTCTTCCAGGAATGTGTTCTACACCGGTGCTTCGCCCAACCAGCAGGCGATCCCGGCGGTGGACTATCTGATGTCGGACCTGGAAGTAGAGCGCTGGGTACTGGCGGGCACCGACTATGTGTATCCGCGTACCACCAACAAGATTCTGGAAGCCTATCTGGAATCCTCCGGTGTGGCCGAGGAAGACATCATGATCAGCTACACCCCGTTCGGCCACTCCGACTGGCAGAGCATCGTGTCTGACATCAAGAAATTCGGCAGTGCCGGCAAGAAAACCGCGGTGGTTTCCACCATCAACGGCGATGCCAATGTGCCCTTCTACAAAGAACTCGCCAACCAGGGCGTCAGTTCCGAAGATATTCCGGTAGTGGCTTTCTCCGTGGGTGAGGAAGAACTGTCCGGCATCGACACCGGTCCACTGGTAGGCCACCTTGCCGCGTGGAACTACTTCCAGGGCATTGATAGCGAAGCCAACGAGTACTTCGTACAGCAGTGGAAAAAGTTCATCGGCGACGAGAAGCGCGTAACCAACGATCCCATGGAAGCCACCTATATCGGTTTCAACATGTGGGCCAAGGCTGTAGAAAAAGCGGGTACCACCGATGTGGATGCAGTAGAGCAGGCGATGATCGGCATCGAGTTCCCCAACCTCACCGGCGGTATGGCGAAGATGAACAAGAACCACCACCTGTCCAAGCCGGTATTTATCGGTGAGATTCAGGACGACGGCCAGTTCGAAGTGGTGTGGGAAACCGATGGCGTGGTTGCCGGCGATGCCTGGTCCGACTTCCTGCCGGGATCCAAAGACCTGATTGCCGACTGGACCGCGCCGATCAAATGCGGCAACTACAACACCCAGTCCAAGGCCTGTAGCGGCCAGGCCCAGTAA